A part of Deltaproteobacteria bacterium genomic DNA contains:
- a CDS encoding ferredoxin family protein has translation MYGQKFQGVNNILPERNASKKKVRIEINREWCKGCGICVAFCPQDVFGLDEEEKAVALRPEECNGCGMCERRCPDIAIELKEEDSSLSDAA, from the coding sequence ATGTATGGGCAAAAATTTCAGGGAGTGAATAATATCTTGCCGGAAAGGAACGCTTCAAAGAAGAAGGTCAGGATCGAGATCAACAGGGAGTGGTGCAAGGGCTGCGGCATCTGTGTGGCCTTCTGCCCCCAGGACGTCTTTGGGCTGGACGAGGAGGAGAAGGCCGTGGCCCTTAGACCCGAAGAATGCAACGGCTGCGGAATGTGTGAACGCCGCTGCCCTGATATCGCCATCGAGTTGAAGGAGGAAGACTCCTCCCTTTCCGATGCGGCCTGA